In a genomic window of Mycolicibacter heraklionensis:
- the mshB gene encoding N-acetyl-1-D-myo-inositol-2-amino-2-deoxy-alpha-D-glucopyranoside deacetylase has translation MSDPIPRLLFVHAHPDDETLTTGATIAHYAARGADVHVVTCTLGEEGEVIGERWAHLAVAAADQLGGYRIGELTAALRALGVGPPEFLGGAGRWRDSGMTGTPARRQQRFIDADDTETVAALATVIRRLRPHVVVSYDPSGGYGHPDHIHAHHITTAALAAAADDADGSESGWATPKFYWTVTAGSTRRTALEELRDADRLPQWTLPGEEAVGDFPDDRIDAVIEAAEARAAKVAAMNAHATQITVGPTGRAFALSNNVVQPILDAEHYVLAAGAAGPRDARGWETDLLAGLRLGDDGHRVSSC, from the coding sequence GTGTCGGATCCGATTCCACGGTTGCTGTTCGTGCATGCCCACCCCGATGACGAAACCCTGACGACCGGGGCGACGATCGCCCACTACGCCGCCCGCGGCGCCGACGTGCACGTGGTGACCTGCACGCTGGGGGAGGAGGGTGAGGTCATCGGGGAACGCTGGGCGCACCTGGCGGTGGCGGCGGCCGACCAGTTGGGTGGATACCGGATCGGGGAGCTGACGGCGGCGCTGCGGGCGCTGGGGGTCGGCCCACCGGAGTTTCTCGGCGGGGCCGGCCGCTGGCGCGACTCGGGAATGACCGGCACCCCGGCGCGGCGACAGCAGCGGTTCATCGACGCCGACGACACCGAGACCGTCGCGGCGCTGGCCACCGTCATCCGCAGGCTGCGCCCGCACGTCGTCGTCAGCTATGACCCGAGCGGTGGTTACGGCCATCCCGACCACATACATGCGCATCACATCACCACTGCGGCGCTGGCCGCAGCGGCAGACGACGCCGACGGCTCCGAATCGGGATGGGCCACGCCGAAGTTCTACTGGACGGTGACCGCCGGCAGCACCAGGCGAACCGCCCTGGAAGAACTGCGGGACGCCGATCGGCTGCCGCAGTGGACGCTGCCGGGCGAGGAGGCGGTCGGGGACTTCCCCGACGACCGGATCGATGCGGTGATCGAGGCCGCTGAGGCTCGCGCGGCCAAGGTGGCAGCCATGAACGCCCACGCCACCCAGATCACCGTCGGGCCGACCGGCCGGGCGTTTGCGCTGTCGAACAACGTGGTCCAGCCGATCTTGGACGCTGAACATTACGTGCTGGCCGCCGGTGCGGCCGGTCCGCGCGACGCGCGGGGATGGGAAACCGATCTCCTGGCCGGACTTCGGCTCGGCGACGACGGCCACCGGGTAAGCTCCTGCTGA
- a CDS encoding RidA family protein, producing the protein MQVVIPEWMQPIYDNFHYAPAVIVGDQLRCSGMIGIRPDLSVPEDPTEQITLAFENLRGLLGEVGLTFADVVEMTTYHVGLSEQIDRFVAVKDTFVSAPYPAWTAVGISELAIPGAVVEIRITARLS; encoded by the coding sequence ATGCAGGTCGTGATTCCGGAGTGGATGCAGCCGATCTACGACAACTTTCACTACGCGCCAGCCGTCATCGTCGGCGATCAGCTGCGCTGCTCGGGCATGATCGGGATCCGGCCCGACCTGAGCGTTCCGGAGGACCCGACCGAACAGATCACCCTGGCCTTCGAGAATCTGCGCGGGCTGCTCGGCGAGGTGGGTCTCACCTTCGCCGATGTGGTTGAGATGACCACTTACCACGTCGGGCTCTCTGAGCAGATCGACCGATTCGTCGCCGTCAAGGACACCTTCGTGTCCGCCCCGTACCCCGCGTGGACGGCCGTCGGCATTTCCGAACTGGCCATCCCCGGGGCGGTGGTTGAAATCCGGATCACCGCACGCCTGAGCTGA
- the typA gene encoding translational GTPase TypA, protein MNFRNVAIVAHVDHGKTTLVDAMLRQSGALQERGEAADRVMDSGDLEREKGITILAKNTAVHRHNPDGTVTVINVIDTPGHADFGGEVERGLSMVDGVVLLVDASEGPLPQTRFVLRKALAAHLPVILVVNKTDRPDARIAEVVDASHDLLLDVASDLDDEAQAAAEHALGLPTLYASGRAGVASTVAPADGQVPDGENLDPLFDVLLEHVPPPSGDPEAPLQALVTNLDASPFLGRLALIRVYNGRIRKGQQVAWMREVDGEPVTAGAKITELLVTEGVERTPTDEAEAGDIVAVAGIPDIMIGDTLADLATPVALPRITVDEPAISVTIGTNTSPLAGKVSGHKLTARMVKTRLDTELIGNVSVRVVDIGRPDAWEVQGRGELALAILVEQMRREGFELTVGKPQVVTRKVDGKVHEPFEHLTVDCPEEYVGAITQLAAARKGRMTEMANHTTGWVRMEFIIPSRGLIGWRTDFLTETRGTGIANAVFEGYQPWAGEIRARHTGSLVSDRAGTITPFALIQLADRGQFFVEPGQDTYQGMVVGINPRAEDLDINVTKEKKLTNMRSSTADVMETLARPIELDLEQAMEFCAADECVEVTPEVVRVRKVELDSTLRARSRARAKNL, encoded by the coding sequence GTGAACTTTCGTAACGTCGCCATCGTCGCGCACGTAGACCACGGCAAGACGACTCTGGTCGACGCCATGCTCCGCCAGTCCGGCGCCCTGCAGGAACGCGGCGAGGCCGCCGACCGGGTGATGGACTCCGGTGACCTGGAGCGGGAAAAGGGAATCACCATCCTGGCCAAGAACACGGCCGTGCATCGCCACAACCCCGACGGAACCGTCACCGTCATCAATGTGATCGACACCCCGGGCCACGCCGACTTCGGCGGCGAGGTAGAACGCGGGTTGTCCATGGTCGACGGCGTGGTACTGCTGGTGGACGCCTCCGAGGGTCCGCTGCCGCAGACCCGGTTCGTGCTGCGCAAGGCGCTGGCCGCGCACCTGCCGGTGATCCTGGTGGTCAACAAGACCGACCGGCCCGACGCCCGGATCGCCGAGGTGGTCGACGCCAGCCACGACCTGCTGCTCGACGTGGCCAGCGACCTGGACGACGAGGCGCAGGCCGCTGCCGAGCACGCGCTGGGGCTGCCCACGCTGTACGCCTCGGGCCGGGCCGGGGTGGCGAGCACGGTAGCGCCGGCCGACGGCCAGGTTCCCGATGGCGAGAACCTCGACCCGCTGTTCGACGTGCTGCTCGAGCACGTCCCGCCGCCCTCGGGCGACCCGGAGGCGCCGCTGCAGGCGCTGGTCACCAACCTCGATGCCTCGCCGTTCCTGGGCCGGCTCGCCCTGATCCGGGTCTACAACGGCCGCATCCGTAAGGGCCAGCAGGTCGCCTGGATGCGCGAGGTCGACGGCGAACCGGTGACCGCAGGCGCGAAGATCACCGAACTGCTGGTGACCGAGGGGGTTGAGCGCACGCCCACCGACGAAGCCGAAGCCGGCGACATCGTCGCCGTCGCCGGGATCCCCGACATCATGATCGGTGACACCCTGGCCGATCTGGCCACCCCGGTCGCGCTGCCGCGCATCACCGTCGACGAGCCGGCGATCTCGGTGACGATCGGAACCAACACCTCGCCGCTGGCGGGCAAGGTCTCCGGCCACAAACTGACCGCGCGGATGGTCAAGACGCGTCTGGACACCGAGCTGATCGGCAACGTCTCGGTCCGGGTCGTCGACATCGGCCGTCCCGACGCCTGGGAGGTCCAAGGCCGTGGCGAGCTGGCGCTGGCCATCCTCGTCGAGCAGATGCGCCGCGAGGGCTTCGAGCTGACCGTCGGCAAGCCGCAGGTGGTGACGCGCAAGGTCGACGGCAAGGTGCACGAGCCGTTCGAGCACCTCACCGTCGACTGTCCCGAGGAGTACGTCGGCGCCATCACCCAGTTGGCGGCGGCACGCAAGGGCCGGATGACCGAGATGGCCAACCACACCACCGGGTGGGTGCGGATGGAGTTCATCATCCCCAGCCGCGGCCTGATCGGTTGGCGCACAGACTTTCTCACCGAGACCCGCGGCACCGGCATCGCCAACGCGGTGTTCGAGGGCTACCAGCCGTGGGCCGGCGAGATCCGCGCTCGGCACACCGGGTCGCTGGTCTCGGACCGGGCCGGCACCATCACCCCGTTCGCGCTGATCCAGTTGGCGGACCGTGGGCAGTTCTTCGTCGAGCCGGGCCAGGACACCTATCAGGGCATGGTGGTCGGCATCAACCCGCGGGCCGAGGACCTCGACATCAATGTCACCAAGGAGAAGAAGCTGACCAACATGCGGTCATCGACGGCCGACGTGATGGAGACGCTGGCCCGCCCGATCGAGCTCGATCTGGAGCAGGCGATGGAGTTCTGCGCGGCCGACGAGTGCGTCGAGGTCACCCCGGAGGTGGTCCGGGTGCGCAAGGTCGAACTGGACTCGACGCTGCGGGCGCGCAGCCGGGCACGGGCCAAGAACCTCTAG
- a CDS encoding DUF732 domain-containing protein, which translates to MRIRAALLGALGCICLAAPAHADPSETDTAFLVSLRAAGITYTNADQAIITAKLVCGLIAEGKPSPEVLEGLKARNPGLTTEHGTQFVGIAAQSYCPDQLVRNGAAVTP; encoded by the coding sequence GTGAGAATCCGCGCGGCCCTGCTCGGCGCCCTTGGCTGTATCTGCCTCGCTGCGCCGGCTCACGCCGATCCCTCGGAGACCGACACCGCCTTCCTGGTGTCCCTGCGGGCCGCCGGCATCACCTACACCAACGCTGACCAGGCCATTATCACCGCCAAGTTGGTGTGCGGCTTGATCGCCGAGGGCAAGCCGAGCCCGGAGGTGTTGGAGGGTCTCAAGGCCCGCAACCCGGGCCTGACGACTGAGCACGGAACCCAGTTCGTGGGGATCGCCGCCCAGTCGTACTGCCCGGACCAGCTGGTGCGCAACGGCGCGGCGGTCACACCCTGA
- a CDS encoding ABC transporter family substrate-binding protein, whose product MAVPRPARRARVTAAALACVMLLLVSGCTVNPPPAPQSTETPKSAPPPPKRISQIIMGIDSIGAGFNPHLRSDLSAVTAAISALVLPSAFRPVPDSSTPTGSRWEMDPTLLVSATVTSEAPFTVTYRIRPEASWTDNAPIAADDFWYLWQQMVSQPGVVDPAGYDLITGVHSVEGGKQVVVTFAKPYPAWRELFNNILPAHIVKDVPGGFPAGLARALPVTGGQFRVENIDPQRDAILLARNDRYWGPPAKPDLVLFRRAGSAAALADSIRNGDTQVAQVHGGSAAFAQLSVIPSVQTTRVVTPRIMQLALRAADPKLADVRVRRAVLGLLDVGLLATVGAGSDNTVTLDQAQIRTPSDPGYVPTAPPAMSESAALALLQAAGYRVEKDAPPSALVPPAGSATGVPHPPEITRGRISKGGEQLSLVIGVAANDPTSLAVANTAADQLRNVGIAATVLALDPVKLYREALVTHQVDAIVGWQQAGGDLATLLASRYGCGALAPTTVPTSGTPVPAPSTTPPQSPAPAPATPTSKAPPRTPAPGALVQAPSNITGVCDHAIQAEIDAALDGSKPIGEVIAAVEPRLWNMATVLPILQDTTIVAVGPSVTNVSLTGAVPVGIVGEAGNWIKLP is encoded by the coding sequence GTGGCCGTGCCGAGACCAGCCCGCCGAGCCCGTGTCACGGCGGCAGCGCTGGCTTGCGTGATGCTGCTGTTGGTGTCGGGGTGCACGGTCAACCCGCCACCGGCGCCACAGAGCACCGAGACCCCGAAAAGCGCTCCGCCACCGCCGAAGCGGATCAGCCAGATCATCATGGGCATCGACTCCATCGGGGCCGGCTTCAATCCCCATCTGCGCTCGGACCTGTCGGCGGTCACCGCGGCGATCAGCGCGTTGGTGCTGCCCAGCGCGTTTCGGCCCGTCCCGGACTCCAGCACGCCCACCGGGTCGCGGTGGGAGATGGACCCGACCCTGTTGGTGTCGGCCACGGTGACTTCCGAGGCGCCGTTCACGGTGACCTACCGGATCCGCCCCGAGGCGTCCTGGACCGACAACGCGCCGATCGCCGCCGACGACTTCTGGTACCTGTGGCAGCAGATGGTCAGCCAGCCCGGCGTCGTCGATCCGGCCGGTTATGACCTGATCACCGGCGTGCACTCCGTCGAAGGCGGCAAGCAGGTGGTGGTGACCTTCGCCAAGCCGTACCCGGCTTGGCGGGAGCTGTTCAACAACATCCTTCCGGCGCACATCGTCAAGGACGTGCCCGGTGGTTTCCCGGCCGGGCTGGCCCGGGCGCTGCCGGTCACCGGTGGCCAGTTCCGGGTGGAGAACATCGACCCGCAGCGCGACGCGATCCTGCTCGCCCGTAATGACCGCTACTGGGGCCCGCCGGCCAAACCGGACCTGGTCCTGTTCCGCCGCGCCGGCTCAGCGGCAGCGCTGGCCGACTCCATCCGCAACGGGGACACCCAGGTGGCCCAGGTGCACGGCGGCTCGGCGGCGTTCGCTCAGCTGTCGGTGATCCCCAGCGTGCAGACCACCCGGGTGGTCACGCCCCGAATCATGCAGCTCGCGCTGCGGGCAGCGGACCCCAAACTGGCCGATGTACGGGTGCGCCGGGCCGTTCTGGGACTGCTCGACGTCGGCCTGCTGGCCACGGTGGGCGCCGGCAGCGACAACACCGTCACCTTGGACCAGGCCCAGATCCGTACCCCCAGCGATCCCGGCTACGTGCCCACCGCGCCGCCGGCCATGTCCGAATCGGCGGCGCTGGCGCTGCTGCAGGCGGCCGGCTACCGCGTCGAAAAGGATGCGCCGCCGTCCGCGCTGGTTCCACCGGCCGGCTCGGCCACCGGCGTGCCGCACCCGCCGGAGATCACCCGGGGGCGGATCAGCAAGGGCGGCGAGCAGTTGTCCTTGGTCATCGGGGTGGCGGCCAACGACCCCACCTCGCTGGCCGTGGCCAACACCGCCGCCGACCAGCTGCGCAACGTCGGCATTGCCGCGACGGTGCTCGCGCTCGACCCGGTGAAGCTCTACCGGGAAGCGCTGGTCACCCACCAGGTCGATGCGATCGTCGGCTGGCAGCAGGCCGGCGGCGACCTGGCGACGCTGCTGGCTTCGCGCTACGGCTGCGGTGCGCTGGCGCCCACCACCGTGCCCACCTCGGGCACCCCGGTTCCGGCGCCTTCGACAACTCCGCCGCAGTCCCCGGCGCCCGCACCGGCCACCCCGACCTCGAAGGCACCGCCGCGCACCCCCGCGCCAGGCGCGCTGGTACAGGCTCCGTCGAACATCACCGGCGTCTGCGACCATGCCATCCAGGCCGAGATCGACGCCGCCCTCGACGGCAGCAAACCCATCGGCGAGGTGATCGCCGCCGTTGAGCCGCGGCTGTGGAATATGGCGACGGTGCTGCCCATCCTGCAGGACACCACGATCGTGGCCGTCGGCCCGAGCGTGACCAATGTCAGCCTGACCGGCGCGGTACCGGTGGGCATCGTGGGCGAGGCCGGGAACTGGATCAAGCTGCCCTGA
- a CDS encoding bifunctional FO biosynthesis protein CofGH, giving the protein MREIPDAGGARMTNSSALRRVLRRARDGVLLNVEETAIAMTARGSDLADLCASAARVRDAGLVSGGRRGPGGRLPVSYSRKVFIPVTHLCRDTCHYCTFVTVPGVLRAQGKQMYLGPDEILDIARRGAELGCKEALFTLGDRPEDRWPEARQWLDERGYDSTLAYVRAMAIRVLEETGLLPHLNPGVMSWSEMSRLKPVAPSMGMMLETTSRRLFETKGLAHYGSPDKDPVVRLRTLADAGRLSIPFTTGLLVGIGETVAERADTLHAIRKVHKEFGHIQEVIVQNFRAKEHTAMAAVPDAGFEDFLATVAATRLVLGPKMRVQAPPNLVSAEECLALIGAGVDDWGGVSPLTPDHVNPERPWPALDDLAAITERAGYDLVQRLTAQPDYVLAGAAWIDPRVRPHVAALADPDTGWARDINPVGLAWQEPDDVQSAGRVDLHTAIDVDGRVTETRSDLGSAFGDWESIREQIHDLAARAPERVDTDVLAALRSAERDPAGCTDAEYLALATADGPAMDAVAALADSLRRDAVGDDVTYVVNRNINFTNICYVGCRFCAFAQRKGDADAFSLSNAEVGERAYEAHLAGATEVCMQGGIDPELPVTGYADLVRAVKARVPSMHVHAFSPMEITNGVSKSGLSIREWLISLREAGLGSIPGTAAEILDDEIRWVLTKGKLPTSMWVEVVSTAHEVGLRSSSTMMYGHIDSPRHWVGHMRVLRDIQDRTGGFTEFVPLPFVHQSSPLYLAGGARPGPSHRDNRAVHALARIMLHGRIPNIQTSWVKLGVERTQVMLNGGANDLGGTLMEETISRMAGSEHGSAKTIAELTAIAEGIGRPARQRTTDYAPLPA; this is encoded by the coding sequence ATGCGCGAGATTCCGGATGCGGGTGGCGCGCGGATGACGAACTCGTCGGCCCTGCGCCGCGTCCTGCGACGGGCCCGCGACGGCGTGCTCCTCAATGTCGAGGAAACCGCGATCGCCATGACCGCTCGTGGCAGTGACCTGGCCGACCTGTGTGCCAGCGCCGCTCGGGTCCGAGACGCCGGATTGGTGTCCGGCGGCCGGCGCGGGCCGGGCGGACGGCTGCCGGTGAGCTACTCGCGCAAGGTGTTCATCCCGGTCACGCACCTGTGCCGGGACACCTGCCACTACTGCACCTTCGTCACCGTGCCCGGCGTGCTGCGAGCCCAGGGCAAGCAGATGTACCTGGGGCCCGACGAGATCCTCGACATCGCCCGCCGCGGCGCCGAGTTGGGTTGTAAAGAGGCGCTGTTCACCCTGGGGGACCGGCCCGAGGACCGCTGGCCCGAGGCGCGACAGTGGCTCGACGAGCGCGGCTATGACAGCACCTTGGCCTACGTGCGGGCGATGGCCATCCGGGTGCTGGAGGAGACCGGGCTGCTGCCGCACCTCAACCCCGGGGTGATGAGCTGGTCGGAGATGTCGCGGCTCAAGCCGGTGGCGCCGTCGATGGGCATGATGCTCGAGACCACCTCCCGGCGGCTGTTCGAGACAAAAGGCCTGGCGCACTACGGCAGCCCGGACAAGGACCCGGTGGTGCGTCTGCGCACGCTGGCCGACGCGGGCCGACTCTCGATCCCGTTCACCACCGGCCTGCTGGTCGGCATCGGCGAGACGGTCGCCGAGCGTGCCGACACCTTGCACGCGATCCGCAAGGTGCACAAGGAGTTCGGGCACATTCAGGAAGTCATCGTGCAGAACTTCCGGGCCAAGGAGCACACCGCGATGGCGGCGGTGCCGGACGCGGGTTTCGAGGATTTCCTGGCCACCGTAGCGGCGACCCGGCTGGTGCTGGGCCCCAAGATGCGGGTGCAGGCGCCGCCCAACCTGGTGTCGGCCGAGGAATGCCTGGCGTTGATCGGCGCCGGGGTCGACGACTGGGGCGGGGTGTCACCACTGACCCCCGACCATGTCAATCCGGAGCGGCCCTGGCCCGCGCTGGACGACCTGGCCGCGATCACCGAACGGGCCGGCTATGACCTGGTGCAGCGGCTTACCGCCCAGCCCGACTACGTGCTGGCCGGCGCGGCGTGGATCGATCCGCGAGTGCGCCCGCACGTGGCGGCGCTGGCCGACCCGGACACCGGCTGGGCCCGCGACATCAATCCGGTCGGGCTGGCCTGGCAGGAGCCCGACGACGTGCAGTCCGCCGGCCGGGTGGACCTGCACACCGCGATCGACGTCGACGGCCGAGTCACCGAGACGCGCAGTGATCTGGGCAGTGCGTTCGGGGACTGGGAGTCGATTCGCGAACAGATCCACGACCTGGCCGCCCGTGCGCCGGAACGCGTGGACACCGATGTGCTGGCGGCGCTGCGTTCCGCCGAACGCGACCCGGCCGGCTGCACCGACGCCGAGTACCTGGCATTGGCCACCGCCGACGGACCGGCCATGGATGCCGTTGCCGCACTGGCAGACTCGCTGCGCCGCGACGCCGTCGGCGACGATGTGACCTACGTGGTCAACCGCAACATCAACTTCACCAACATCTGCTACGTCGGTTGCCGGTTCTGTGCGTTCGCCCAGCGCAAGGGGGACGCCGACGCCTTTTCGCTGTCGAACGCCGAGGTCGGCGAACGCGCCTACGAGGCGCACCTGGCGGGCGCCACCGAGGTCTGCATGCAGGGCGGCATCGACCCGGAGCTGCCGGTCACCGGTTACGCCGATCTGGTCCGCGCGGTCAAGGCGCGGGTGCCCTCGATGCACGTGCACGCGTTCTCGCCGATGGAGATCACCAACGGAGTGTCCAAGAGCGGCTTGAGCATTCGGGAATGGCTGATCAGCCTGCGCGAGGCGGGCCTGGGCAGCATTCCGGGCACCGCAGCGGAGATTCTCGACGACGAGATCCGCTGGGTGCTGACCAAAGGCAAGCTGCCGACGTCGATGTGGGTGGAGGTGGTCAGCACCGCGCACGAGGTGGGCCTGCGGTCCAGCTCGACCATGATGTACGGCCACATCGACTCCCCGCGGCACTGGGTCGGGCACATGCGGGTGCTGCGCGATATCCAGGACCGCACAGGTGGTTTCACCGAGTTCGTGCCGCTGCCGTTCGTGCATCAGAGTTCGCCGCTGTACCTGGCCGGCGGGGCGCGGCCCGGCCCGAGTCATCGCGACAACCGCGCAGTACATGCGTTGGCGCGGATCATGCTGCACGGTCGGATCCCCAACATCCAGACCAGCTGGGTCAAGTTGGGGGTGGAGCGCACCCAGGTGATGCTCAATGGCGGCGCCAACGACCTGGGCGGCACCCTGATGGAGGAGACCATCTCCCGGATGGCCGGCTCCGAGCACGGTTCGGCCAAGACCATCGCGGAGCTGACGGCGATCGCCGAGGGTATCGGCCGCCCGGCTCGGCAGCGCACCACCGACTACGCGCCGCTGCCGGCCTAG
- a CDS encoding MarR family winged helix-turn-helix transcriptional regulator, whose protein sequence is MPLPDDVYSRLLAFRTRLRRFERWSADQAQAAGLTPAQHQLLLAVRGHSDSRGPTVGDIAEYLLLRHHSAGELIQRAEAAGLVTRVRDSGDQRVIRLQLTETAAQCLQSLTELHLKELERFSAESSLGL, encoded by the coding sequence GTGCCACTGCCTGACGACGTCTATTCCCGGCTGCTTGCGTTCCGCACGCGGCTGCGGCGCTTTGAGCGGTGGAGCGCCGACCAGGCGCAAGCGGCCGGACTCACCCCGGCACAGCACCAATTGCTGCTGGCGGTGCGCGGCCACAGCGACTCGCGGGGGCCGACGGTCGGCGACATCGCGGAGTACCTGCTGTTGCGCCACCACAGTGCCGGAGAGCTGATCCAGCGGGCCGAAGCCGCCGGCCTGGTCACCCGGGTCCGCGACAGCGGCGACCAGCGGGTGATCCGGCTGCAGCTCACCGAAACGGCGGCGCAGTGTCTGCAATCGCTGACCGAACTGCACCTCAAGGAGCTCGAGAGGTTCTCCGCGGAGTCCTCCCTCGGGCTGTGA